The following coding sequences lie in one Euhalothece natronophila Z-M001 genomic window:
- a CDS encoding serine/threonine-protein kinase has product MKDVAYCFNPYCLYPDNSKQQTKCQNCGFPLIIAQQYRACKLLASGRFGRTFLGRDISQSRFCIIKQFFPKTEEGILLNSRKAKQLFHSEAKRLQQLGHHAQIPQLYDHLEQDSYHYIVQEWINGENLATELYSKGTFSEREIRKLLKSLLPVLHYLQEASVIHRDIKPENIIRRRPNATNQESPELVLVDFGAAKLASLSEIEQTGTIIGSPGYAAPEQVYGKPTFASDIYSLGVTCLHLLTGVSPFDLYTPLENKLLWRDYLKNAPISDSLAAILDGMTAFDLRQRYSSPQQVLSALGVLSPLPSTLTLKKDFTPENKSVIKLSSGKGAIYSLDFSGDGNFLASGGGGEWGRLIGKDNCVRLWRVGNWQTHSKLTQHAAPITAVQFTPDSRFLISGSRDKTIKVWNLQTQQLDKTLKGHRSEITSLQVSSHGDVILTGSTGGEIILWSLQTGQLLDRLTLEQGAIYALSLSPDGEYFALGGSDLKVQVWELQTFKPLFSLTGHTDIVSSLNFSPNGKYLASGSGDWDCSIKLWDLATQKRLQTIRGHKWAVNSLQFSPDGQYLASGSSDKTVQVVSLFREKRLRRCWSRHQAPVNTVVFSPNGSCLASGSEDETIRLWMLNSSQELSYQGEASINLAL; this is encoded by the coding sequence ATGAAAGATGTTGCGTACTGCTTTAATCCTTACTGCCTTTATCCTGACAACTCTAAACAACAGACAAAATGTCAGAATTGTGGTTTCCCTCTAATCATTGCTCAACAATACCGTGCCTGTAAACTCCTTGCCAGTGGACGGTTTGGGCGGACTTTTTTAGGAAGAGATATTAGCCAATCTCGTTTCTGTATTATTAAGCAATTTTTTCCAAAAACTGAGGAGGGGATTCTTCTTAACTCTCGTAAAGCCAAACAATTATTTCATTCTGAAGCTAAACGGTTACAACAATTAGGTCATCATGCCCAAATCCCCCAATTGTATGACCATCTAGAACAAGATAGCTATCATTACATTGTCCAAGAATGGATTAATGGGGAAAACTTAGCCACGGAGCTATACTCTAAAGGGACTTTCTCCGAACGAGAAATCCGAAAACTTCTGAAAAGTTTATTACCCGTTTTACACTATCTCCAAGAAGCTTCAGTTATTCATCGTGATATCAAACCTGAAAATATCATTCGTCGTCGCCCAAATGCTACCAATCAAGAATCGCCAGAACTCGTTTTAGTAGATTTTGGAGCGGCGAAATTAGCCTCTCTCAGCGAAATTGAGCAAACTGGAACCATTATTGGTTCTCCAGGATATGCTGCTCCAGAACAAGTTTATGGCAAACCCACTTTTGCTAGTGATATTTATAGCTTAGGGGTGACTTGTTTACACTTGCTTACTGGGGTTTCGCCATTTGATCTCTACACCCCTCTAGAAAATAAATTACTCTGGCGAGATTATTTAAAAAATGCTCCCATTAGTGATTCCCTAGCTGCCATCTTAGACGGTATGACCGCTTTTGATCTCAGACAACGTTACTCATCTCCCCAACAAGTATTATCTGCTTTAGGGGTACTATCGCCACTCCCCTCAACGCTAACTTTAAAGAAAGACTTTACTCCTGAAAATAAGTCTGTGATTAAACTTTCTAGCGGAAAAGGAGCAATTTATAGTCTTGATTTTAGTGGAGATGGTAATTTTCTCGCCAGTGGGGGGGGTGGAGAATGGGGAAGGCTGATTGGGAAAGATAATTGTGTGCGCTTGTGGCGGGTAGGAAACTGGCAAACTCATAGCAAGTTAACTCAACACGCAGCCCCTATTACAGCAGTTCAATTTACTCCTGATAGCAGGTTTTTAATTAGTGGGAGTCGTGATAAGACCATTAAGGTGTGGAACTTGCAAACTCAGCAGTTGGATAAAACCTTAAAAGGGCATCGCTCTGAAATTACTAGCTTACAAGTTTCTTCTCATGGAGATGTGATTCTCACTGGGAGTACTGGGGGAGAGATTATTTTGTGGAGTTTGCAAACTGGGCAGCTACTTGATCGCTTAACTTTAGAACAAGGGGCGATTTATGCCCTTAGCCTTAGCCCTGATGGAGAATACTTTGCACTGGGAGGTAGTGATTTAAAAGTTCAAGTGTGGGAACTTCAAACCTTTAAGCCCTTATTTTCTCTCACAGGACATACAGATATTGTTTCTAGCCTCAATTTTAGTCCTAATGGCAAATATTTGGCTAGTGGCAGTGGTGATTGGGATTGTAGTATTAAGTTGTGGGATTTAGCCACTCAAAAACGTTTACAAACCATACGGGGACATAAATGGGCTGTCAATTCTCTTCAATTTAGCCCTGATGGACAATATTTAGCCAGTGGCAGTAGTGATAAGACTGTGCAAGTGGTAAGTTTATTTCGGGAGAAACGTTTACGACGATGCTGGAGTCGTCATCAAGCCCCTGTGAATACTGTAGTTTTTAGTCCGAATGGTAGTTGCTTAGCCAGTGGTAGTGAAGATGAAACGATTAGACTCTGGATGTTAAACTCATCTCAAGAGTTAAGTTACCAAGGGGAAGCAAGTATTAATTTGGCACTTTAG